Proteins from one Labrenzia sp. CE80 genomic window:
- the gcvA gene encoding transcriptional regulator GcvA produces MKRAFVPPADALIAFECAARHSSFTRAAEELHLTQGAVSKQVRHLEDRLGVELFRRVRQRIVLTDAGRLYLHDIRGALDQMTAATRQVMSYAGSEDVLNVAVLPTFGTRWLAPRLVEFQRRHPSAGLNLSVRLQPFDFEAEPFDGAIHHGDPVWAGAIAEPLFPEEVIPVASRAFRDRHGIRTPGDLANVPRLQLATRPLAWKQWFDQAGVETDAAFQGARFEQFVMISEAAVHNAGAALVPRFFVQEELASGRLVRLFDISLAQQSAYYFVYPENRTMRPVVANFRNWLIEEARSARMDRETMLPG; encoded by the coding sequence ATGAAACGCGCCTTTGTGCCGCCAGCTGATGCATTGATCGCCTTCGAATGCGCGGCCCGCCACTCCAGCTTTACCCGCGCTGCGGAAGAGTTACATCTCACCCAGGGCGCGGTCTCCAAACAGGTCCGCCATCTGGAGGACCGTCTGGGTGTCGAGCTTTTCAGGCGCGTGCGCCAGAGAATTGTCCTGACGGATGCGGGCAGACTTTATCTGCATGATATTCGCGGTGCCCTCGATCAAATGACGGCTGCGACGCGCCAGGTCATGTCATATGCGGGCAGCGAGGATGTTCTGAATGTTGCGGTTCTGCCGACTTTCGGAACCAGGTGGCTGGCACCGCGGCTTGTTGAGTTTCAACGCAGGCACCCAAGTGCAGGTCTGAACCTGAGCGTCCGGCTGCAGCCCTTCGATTTCGAGGCCGAACCCTTTGATGGAGCCATCCATCACGGCGATCCGGTCTGGGCGGGTGCGATCGCCGAGCCGTTGTTTCCAGAGGAAGTCATTCCTGTCGCCTCACGTGCATTCAGGGATCGGCATGGTATTCGTACGCCTGGAGATCTTGCAAATGTGCCGCGCCTCCAGCTGGCGACCAGACCGCTTGCGTGGAAACAGTGGTTCGATCAGGCGGGCGTGGAAACAGACGCTGCCTTTCAAGGCGCGCGTTTCGAACAATTTGTCATGATCTCCGAGGCGGCCGTGCACAATGCCGGGGCGGCGTTGGTGCCACGCTTTTTCGTTCAAGAGGAACTTGCGTCTGGCAGGCTGGTTCGCCTCTTTGACATATCCCTCGCGCAGCAGTCGGCCTACTATTTCGTCTATCCTGAGAACCGCACCATGCGTCCGGTTGTGGCAAACTTCCGAAACTGGCTCATCGAAGAGGCGCGTTCTGCCCGTATGGACCGGGAAACCATGCTGCCCGGATAG
- the yegS gene encoding lipid kinase YegS: MAEATHMRLILHGKAAARNDVRAAVGAVRERGHKVSVRVTWEAGDAQRLVREALHEAKPEKIDTLVAGGGDGTLNEVVSEALAELSESQAAPFAFGLLPLGTANDFAHGIGLGPRDLTGCLTIAAQTPARAMDVGVVNGRAFVNVATGGFGTKVTAETDPTLKRLLGGAAYVFTGLNRFSELSACEGRITADDHHWEGRFLALAIGNGRQAGGGVQLCPEAILDDGLLDLTVIPYPEADEVPEVLAQLFEKGQESLKEKLVLWKVRDILIETNEPLQINLDGEPVHDTRLEVAALPGRISFRRP, from the coding sequence ATGGCAGAAGCCACTCATATGCGCCTGATCCTTCACGGCAAAGCCGCTGCCCGGAACGACGTTCGTGCGGCAGTCGGCGCCGTGCGCGAGCGGGGCCACAAGGTGTCCGTTCGGGTCACCTGGGAAGCCGGCGACGCGCAACGCCTGGTCCGCGAGGCCCTCCATGAAGCGAAGCCGGAGAAGATCGACACGCTGGTTGCCGGCGGCGGCGACGGCACCTTGAATGAAGTGGTTTCAGAGGCATTGGCAGAGTTGTCGGAAAGCCAGGCAGCACCCTTTGCCTTTGGACTTTTGCCGTTGGGAACAGCCAATGACTTTGCGCATGGGATCGGCCTGGGTCCGCGTGATTTGACCGGCTGCTTGACCATTGCAGCGCAAACCCCGGCACGGGCCATGGATGTTGGCGTCGTCAATGGCCGGGCCTTCGTGAATGTTGCGACGGGCGGTTTTGGCACCAAGGTGACAGCAGAGACGGACCCGACCTTGAAGCGTTTGCTCGGTGGCGCTGCCTATGTCTTCACCGGGCTCAATCGTTTTTCCGAACTTTCCGCCTGCGAGGGTCGTATCACCGCGGACGATCACCATTGGGAGGGCCGCTTCCTTGCGCTGGCGATTGGCAACGGACGACAGGCCGGTGGAGGGGTTCAATTGTGTCCGGAGGCGATACTGGATGATGGTCTGCTTGATCTGACGGTCATTCCCTATCCGGAGGCGGATGAAGTTCCGGAGGTTCTCGCGCAGCTGTTCGAAAAAGGTCAGGAAAGTCTGAAGGAGAAACTGGTCTTGTGGAAGGTTCGCGACATCCTGATCGAAACCAACGAGCCCCTTCAGATCAACCTTGATGGCGAGCCGGTTCATGACACCCGTTTGGAAGTCGCCGCTTTGCCCGGACGCATTTCCTTCCGGCGGCCGTGA
- a CDS encoding glycosyltransferase family 61 protein yields the protein MSYPLRDEFHRARKAVGRTLDGLWPRASFAHVTTALTDQQHAPVRDAGPEFLPVQAREFLEHWSTVSDREAILRVDRPCTVDPKMGILFSNGRVMWGSSDIPDRERNPRFFSHLTKPKRSLPAAILLHHFHGDNYFHFFLYVLSKAAVAERHGLPVEIPFLVPEKTANTRFFQQAMDLGVFGERQVLIQGRKETIAVEQAYVIRAFFCHKPYFDWACDQLDVPAPSGSDRRIFVLRGQSAANGRAFRNQDEVNALAESFGFDLVDPSNLSLSEQINLFSQAYVIAGAHGAALTNILFRRRLPCRIIELFSPTMGSPHYYMLAKELGFAYESLMTLNPQGRAFTASTEVDLDGLKRVFQNL from the coding sequence ATGAGCTATCCGCTACGAGACGAATTTCATAGGGCGCGCAAGGCCGTCGGCCGAACGCTTGATGGTCTTTGGCCTAGGGCCAGCTTTGCGCATGTGACAACAGCGCTCACGGATCAGCAGCACGCGCCTGTCAGAGACGCAGGACCTGAGTTCCTGCCAGTTCAAGCAAGAGAATTTCTGGAGCACTGGTCGACTGTGTCTGATCGCGAGGCGATCCTGCGCGTTGATCGGCCATGCACCGTTGATCCCAAGATGGGAATCCTGTTCTCGAATGGCCGCGTCATGTGGGGCTCGAGTGACATTCCGGACCGTGAGCGCAATCCGCGTTTCTTCTCGCACTTGACCAAGCCGAAGAGAAGTCTACCCGCCGCCATCCTGCTGCACCATTTTCATGGCGACAACTATTTCCATTTCTTCCTCTATGTCCTGAGCAAAGCAGCCGTGGCCGAAAGGCATGGCCTTCCTGTCGAAATTCCGTTTTTGGTGCCTGAGAAGACGGCCAACACGAGGTTCTTCCAACAGGCCATGGATCTTGGCGTCTTCGGTGAGCGGCAAGTCCTCATTCAGGGGCGGAAGGAAACGATTGCAGTTGAACAGGCCTATGTCATCCGGGCGTTTTTCTGCCACAAGCCTTATTTCGACTGGGCCTGCGACCAGCTTGATGTGCCTGCTCCCTCCGGGAGCGACCGGCGGATTTTCGTTCTCAGGGGGCAGAGCGCTGCCAACGGCCGAGCCTTTCGCAATCAGGATGAGGTCAATGCCCTGGCGGAGAGTTTCGGTTTCGATCTGGTGGATCCGTCGAATCTATCTCTTAGCGAACAGATCAACCTGTTCAGCCAGGCCTACGTCATTGCCGGTGCTCACGGGGCCGCTCTCACCAACATTCTGTTTCGACGCCGTCTGCCCTGCCGCATTATCGAGCTCTTCAGCCCGACAATGGGATCCCCGCATTATTACATGCTGGCGAAGGAGCTTGGCTTTGCCTACGAGAGCCTGATGACGCTCAATCCGCAGGGGCGTGCCTTCACCGCATCCACGGAAGTCGATCTCGATGGGCTTAAGCGGGTTTTCCAGAACCTGTGA
- a CDS encoding glycosyltransferase: MQRIGIMICTARRPQMLENCLRSLTSQEFPDSWQVEICVVENDQESRSQERVEALAAATRFPIHYALEERRGIPFARNRTLREAIERKYDWVALIDDDEIALAGWLEAHMRSIQEHGADVSYGAVTKNFEKQPPDWWYPEIPSSNPAGMMLPRASTNNVLFSAKLLQPPAELRFNPAFLYGYEDLDFFEAATANGFKIVWSPDAVVEEYVPASRVAPERLLGWSRSSSAAHVQVSVLRKGYLKSAVKFTIKGLRRLLGGVFGSALFYLPAKLGSERAVYRYFKSRMRLARGLGNLQGVVQKPYRYYEVIDGQ; encoded by the coding sequence ATGCAACGCATCGGCATCATGATCTGCACGGCACGCCGGCCGCAAATGCTGGAAAACTGCCTGCGTTCTCTAACGTCTCAAGAGTTCCCTGACAGCTGGCAAGTCGAGATCTGCGTCGTCGAAAATGACCAAGAGTCGCGTAGCCAGGAGCGTGTCGAGGCGCTCGCCGCAGCCACTCGCTTTCCCATTCACTACGCCCTTGAAGAGAGACGCGGCATCCCATTTGCTCGCAACCGCACGCTCCGTGAAGCGATCGAGCGTAAATACGATTGGGTCGCACTGATCGATGATGATGAAATTGCGCTTGCCGGATGGCTGGAGGCGCATATGCGCTCTATCCAGGAGCACGGTGCGGATGTCAGCTACGGCGCGGTGACCAAGAACTTCGAAAAGCAGCCACCTGACTGGTGGTATCCTGAGATTCCCAGTTCGAACCCCGCTGGCATGATGTTGCCGCGTGCTTCAACCAACAACGTCCTGTTCTCGGCAAAGCTGCTCCAGCCGCCAGCGGAACTGCGCTTCAATCCTGCGTTCCTTTATGGCTATGAGGACCTCGATTTTTTCGAGGCTGCCACGGCCAATGGTTTCAAGATTGTCTGGTCACCAGATGCGGTGGTTGAAGAATATGTGCCCGCAAGCCGCGTCGCACCGGAGAGATTGCTTGGCTGGTCAAGGTCCAGCTCGGCAGCTCACGTGCAGGTCTCCGTACTGCGCAAGGGCTATCTGAAGTCAGCCGTGAAGTTCACCATCAAGGGCCTGCGACGCCTGCTCGGGGGTGTTTTCGGATCGGCGCTGTTTTATCTGCCGGCAAAACTCGGCAGCGAGCGAGCGGTCTATCGCTATTTCAAAAGCCGTATGCGGTTGGCGCGCGGCCTTGGAAACCTTCAGGGTGTCGTGCAAAAACCCTATCGCTACTACGAAGTCATCGATGGTCAGTGA
- a CDS encoding glycosyltransferase family 4 protein, which produces MKIAVILPRGMQFSPQGATSIDIVARDLILKSRFRDTTYVIGAPTPDPFEDVDFRPVHATNQASLIREFLKQLRTDLPDVVVVHQHPETAARISKALPKTPVLLHRHGLLKESRSIISRWKKRRQFSPLAGIVFVSGFIRDRFLAQFPSFEDRATVVFNGVDTSVWAPARSKRQEIVYVGRARQDKGLLPLIGAYQSLSPKDWDLKLILGVQTEAETAFAKQIHTVCADLVNIAIFQNEPSAAVQKHLSEATIAALPSIVREGFPRAVVEAMASGCAVIATHQGGTPEAAGDAALLLEEPGADDFETRLRNSLAELIDDAQRRDNLATAGRERVVGTLGLETVANRYDSLLEKLAGS; this is translated from the coding sequence ATGAAGATTGCCGTCATTTTGCCGAGAGGCATGCAATTTTCTCCTCAAGGCGCGACGTCGATCGACATTGTTGCCCGGGACCTCATCCTGAAAAGCCGTTTTCGCGACACAACCTATGTGATCGGAGCCCCGACCCCGGACCCTTTTGAGGATGTTGATTTTCGGCCCGTGCATGCCACGAACCAGGCCTCACTGATCCGTGAATTCCTGAAGCAGCTGCGCACGGATCTGCCTGATGTTGTCGTGGTGCACCAGCATCCGGAAACGGCCGCCAGGATCTCCAAGGCCCTGCCCAAGACCCCGGTTCTGCTGCACCGCCACGGACTTTTAAAAGAAAGCCGCAGCATCATTTCGAGATGGAAGAAGCGGCGTCAATTTTCGCCGCTGGCCGGGATTGTCTTTGTCAGTGGCTTCATCCGGGATCGTTTTCTGGCGCAATTCCCAAGCTTTGAGGACCGCGCGACCGTCGTTTTCAACGGCGTCGACACCTCCGTCTGGGCGCCTGCGCGATCCAAGCGACAAGAAATTGTCTACGTTGGGCGCGCAAGGCAGGACAAAGGCCTCCTTCCCCTCATCGGCGCCTATCAGTCACTTTCCCCGAAAGACTGGGACCTCAAGTTGATCCTGGGTGTGCAGACCGAGGCGGAGACCGCTTTTGCCAAGCAGATCCATACCGTGTGCGCCGACCTGGTGAATATTGCCATCTTTCAAAATGAACCATCGGCAGCAGTTCAAAAACACCTCTCCGAAGCGACCATTGCCGCGCTTCCATCCATCGTTCGAGAAGGGTTCCCCCGCGCCGTCGTTGAAGCCATGGCGTCGGGCTGCGCCGTCATCGCAACTCACCAGGGAGGGACGCCCGAAGCTGCGGGCGATGCGGCCCTGCTGCTCGAAGAACCTGGCGCTGATGACTTCGAGACGCGGCTCCGGAACAGTTTGGCCGAATTGATCGACGATGCTCAACGGCGCGACAACCTCGCAACTGCCGGTCGCGAGCGTGTGGTCGGCACTCTCGGCCTCGAAACGGTTGCAAATCGCTACGACAGCCTTCTTGAAAAACTGGCTGGGTCCTAG
- a CDS encoding isoprenylcysteine carboxylmethyltransferase family protein, with the protein MSWLKTRIPPPVWLLASGFLIWLVARLFPELTLHFTGQTLLSVLPGTVGIALELTSVGVFLKRKTTVNPLSPDKAKVFINQGLYRYSRNPMYLGMSLLLLAWIIFLGAVPGLIFLAGFMFVLTELQIKPEEGALEARFGEAYRTYRKKVRRWL; encoded by the coding sequence ATGAGTTGGCTGAAGACGCGCATTCCACCACCTGTCTGGCTTTTGGCGAGCGGGTTTTTGATCTGGCTCGTGGCGCGGCTGTTCCCGGAGCTTACGCTTCATTTCACAGGACAAACACTGCTTTCGGTCTTGCCCGGGACTGTTGGCATCGCGTTGGAATTGACATCTGTTGGTGTCTTTCTGAAACGCAAGACGACCGTAAACCCACTGTCACCGGACAAAGCCAAGGTCTTCATCAACCAGGGCCTTTATCGCTACAGCCGCAACCCGATGTATTTGGGGATGAGCCTGCTGCTTCTTGCGTGGATCATTTTCCTTGGGGCAGTTCCGGGCCTGATTTTCCTGGCCGGTTTCATGTTCGTCCTGACCGAATTGCAGATCAAACCGGAAGAAGGCGCGCTGGAGGCCAGATTCGGAGAGGCCTATCGCACCTATCGAAAAAAGGTGCGGCGCTGGCTCTAA
- a CDS encoding aconitase family protein translates to MISDAPHEAILFVASDAKGQVLTCQEGLSFWGGVDPETGVIIDAHHPNHEACLAGRIVLMPTSRGSCSGSGVMLQLARNGQAPAALVFREEEAILTLGSMIAGRLFDRPVAILRLSHALYADLSSADEAEISNGTLQFNGRLIDLCSPDAQELSLSATDQSVLEGEDGEAQKIAMEVMCLMAAAQGATSLTDVSRAHIDGCILAHDANLDFAEKMQQMGAKTCIPTTINAISVDRENWQSQGVVREFGSKASRLADAYVKMGAQPTFTCAPYLLDDSPAENEPIGWSESNAVIYANSVLGARTQKHPDYLDLFIAMTGRAPKTGVYLDENRRPDCEVYVELPETFDDALWPMLGWLAGAKSPNGIPVLTGLEAASPTADDLKALCAAFGTTSAAPMLHVRGHTPEGALPPQEGASRFDITRIDLSRLWQDFNSAGDKVDLVAIGSPHASLTECRYLADLLEGQRCHDGTKTIVTIGRSVLSTAKKEGIIERLCKAGVQVIPDICWCSITEPVFPTTAATLMTNSGKYSHYAKGLTGRSVRFGSLKDCAEAATKGVALNRLPDWLTS, encoded by the coding sequence ATGATCTCGGACGCCCCCCATGAGGCAATTCTATTCGTCGCGAGCGACGCAAAAGGGCAGGTTCTCACCTGCCAGGAAGGACTGAGTTTTTGGGGTGGTGTGGATCCAGAGACCGGCGTGATTATCGACGCTCACCATCCAAATCACGAAGCCTGTTTGGCTGGCCGCATTGTCTTGATGCCAACGTCACGAGGCTCCTGCAGCGGCAGCGGCGTCATGCTGCAGCTTGCTCGAAACGGCCAAGCCCCTGCAGCACTTGTCTTCCGTGAAGAAGAAGCAATTCTTACCTTGGGCTCCATGATCGCAGGACGGCTGTTTGACCGGCCAGTCGCAATCCTGCGACTTTCCCACGCTCTTTATGCCGATTTGTCATCTGCCGACGAGGCGGAAATCAGCAATGGCACACTTCAGTTCAATGGTCGGTTGATAGATCTGTGCTCACCTGACGCCCAAGAGCTGAGCTTGAGTGCAACTGATCAATCCGTACTTGAGGGAGAAGACGGCGAGGCGCAAAAAATCGCGATGGAAGTAATGTGCCTGATGGCCGCCGCACAGGGTGCAACGAGCCTGACTGACGTCTCGCGTGCGCATATTGACGGCTGTATTCTCGCCCATGACGCCAATCTCGATTTCGCTGAAAAAATGCAGCAGATGGGGGCGAAAACCTGCATACCAACGACGATCAACGCCATCTCCGTGGACCGCGAGAATTGGCAATCGCAAGGCGTTGTTCGAGAGTTTGGCTCCAAAGCCAGCCGCCTTGCAGATGCATATGTTAAAATGGGAGCTCAGCCAACCTTCACCTGCGCGCCCTATCTGCTGGATGACTCGCCTGCAGAAAACGAACCGATCGGCTGGTCCGAATCCAACGCCGTGATCTATGCAAATTCGGTCCTGGGCGCGCGAACACAAAAACATCCGGACTACCTCGATCTTTTCATTGCCATGACTGGCCGCGCACCAAAAACGGGCGTCTATCTCGACGAAAATCGCCGGCCAGATTGTGAAGTGTACGTCGAACTGCCTGAAACCTTTGATGACGCCCTATGGCCGATGTTGGGCTGGTTGGCCGGAGCAAAGTCTCCAAATGGTATTCCCGTGCTGACGGGACTTGAAGCGGCTTCGCCGACAGCTGATGATCTCAAGGCGCTCTGCGCGGCCTTTGGTACAACGTCCGCTGCACCGATGTTGCATGTGCGCGGTCACACACCCGAAGGCGCGCTGCCGCCGCAAGAAGGCGCTTCAAGGTTTGACATCACCAGAATCGATCTGTCGCGGCTTTGGCAGGACTTCAATTCCGCTGGCGACAAGGTCGACTTGGTCGCGATCGGCAGCCCACATGCCTCTTTGACAGAATGTCGATACCTCGCAGACCTTCTCGAGGGGCAGCGATGTCATGACGGCACCAAAACGATCGTGACAATTGGACGCTCCGTTTTGTCGACCGCAAAGAAAGAGGGCATCATTGAGCGCCTCTGCAAGGCTGGTGTTCAAGTCATCCCCGATATCTGCTGGTGCTCGATTACCGAGCCGGTTTTCCCAACGACGGCTGCTACCTTGATGACCAACTCCGGAAAATACTCTCACTACGCCAAGGGCTTAACGGGCAGGTCTGTCAGGTTTGGCAGCCTCAAAGACTGCGCTGAGGCCGCAACAAAGGGTGTTGCCTTAAACCGACTGCCGGATTGGCTCACCTCCTAG
- a CDS encoding transporter substrate-binding domain-containing protein has protein sequence MKKTMLAALSAAAFLTSVFGTVAVADTLDDVVDRGTLRCGVVLDFPPIGYRDENNEPAGFDVEYCADLAAALEVEYEILPLTWSERLPVIVTGRADVVFGGTSDSLSRAKTVGFSIPYAIYYAQGVVGADSGISTFEDIRGKRVAAAIGTVPEQEWLKIAAEWGEEANYQGYQSENEVFLAVAQGKADIGLTTNTAVLPITKQYDTIIAGPRMPWTTDYTSVVGKRKDVTWLNYLNLFVTHQVRSGRYQELWGKYVGGDAPELRIPGVMY, from the coding sequence ATGAAAAAGACCATGCTTGCCGCTCTCTCCGCAGCGGCGTTTCTGACCTCGGTTTTTGGCACCGTCGCGGTCGCTGACACGCTCGACGATGTGGTAGATCGCGGCACACTCCGCTGTGGCGTCGTTCTCGATTTTCCGCCAATTGGTTATCGTGACGAGAATAACGAACCGGCTGGGTTCGATGTTGAATATTGCGCAGATCTGGCTGCAGCGCTTGAAGTCGAGTATGAGATTTTACCTCTCACTTGGTCCGAGCGTTTGCCGGTCATCGTTACTGGACGTGCTGATGTCGTGTTCGGCGGCACTTCCGACAGCCTCTCACGCGCCAAAACTGTTGGTTTCTCAATTCCTTACGCAATCTACTATGCGCAAGGTGTGGTCGGCGCCGACAGCGGAATCTCAACTTTCGAAGATATCCGTGGCAAGCGTGTTGCCGCAGCGATTGGCACCGTTCCCGAGCAAGAATGGCTCAAGATTGCCGCCGAATGGGGTGAGGAAGCAAACTATCAGGGCTATCAGTCGGAAAACGAAGTGTTCCTCGCTGTTGCGCAGGGCAAGGCCGACATCGGTCTGACGACGAACACCGCCGTCCTGCCGATCACGAAGCAATATGACACCATCATCGCTGGCCCGCGTATGCCCTGGACCACGGATTACACGTCGGTTGTCGGCAAGCGTAAGGACGTCACCTGGCTGAACTACCTGAACTTGTTTGTAACCCATCAGGTTCGCTCCGGTCGTTATCAGGAGCTTTGGGGCAAATATGTTGGTGGAGACGCACCTGAACTGCGCATTCCTGGCGTAATGTACTAA
- a CDS encoding amino acid ABC transporter permease produces MFDYHFHWRPVLKNLPDLLAAGLTTLEVAVLAMIIGIVVGLGLALIRLYLKGPVRWFATAWVELARNTPALFQLFFFGFGLGAMGIHMSPYAIVLAALSFNCAGYLAENFRGGFQAIPITQVRAARSLGMTAWQTYTRIIIPQVFRIVYHPLTNQMVWAVLISSLGMLVGFRELSGETQALASRTYRIFEYFAVTAIIYYVIVKIILGASRLLAARLFRY; encoded by the coding sequence GTGTTTGATTACCACTTTCATTGGCGGCCGGTTCTGAAAAACCTGCCGGATCTGCTGGCGGCTGGACTGACGACCCTTGAGGTGGCCGTCTTGGCCATGATCATCGGGATCGTTGTGGGCCTCGGCCTCGCGTTGATCCGCCTGTATTTGAAGGGCCCGGTAAGGTGGTTCGCGACTGCTTGGGTTGAGTTGGCCCGGAACACGCCAGCGCTGTTTCAGTTGTTTTTCTTCGGCTTTGGTCTGGGTGCAATGGGGATCCATATGTCGCCATACGCAATTGTTTTGGCGGCGTTGAGCTTTAACTGTGCGGGCTACCTGGCAGAAAATTTTCGTGGCGGGTTTCAGGCTATTCCAATTACCCAAGTACGTGCGGCGCGATCACTGGGTATGACAGCATGGCAGACCTATACGCGGATCATTATCCCGCAGGTGTTTCGGATCGTTTATCATCCGCTGACCAACCAAATGGTTTGGGCTGTCTTGATATCCTCTTTGGGAATGTTGGTGGGGTTTCGGGAACTCTCGGGCGAAACACAGGCTCTGGCGAGCCGAACCTATCGTATTTTCGAATACTTCGCCGTGACGGCCATTATCTACTACGTCATCGTCAAAATCATTCTGGGTGCCTCACGTTTGTTGGCTGCCCGCCTGTTCAGATATTGA
- a CDS encoding amino acid ABC transporter permease: MEPTASFFFDFQLSDLWFLAEAAWRTLLISILSITIGTALGVVFGWMLFEGRWAAVLILGPLLDVFRSVPLIIQLVLFYNFAPIIGLILDPFLSGVVILSIYCAALVANVARGGMEAVSPSMRRAARSLGMSYWQDLRYVVLPIGTRAVFPSWVGVALGVMKDSALVSVLGYVELLKASQILITRTQEPLLILTIAGAFYFALSYPISRYAASLEKRWAS; encoded by the coding sequence ATGGAACCAACGGCAAGCTTCTTCTTCGATTTCCAGCTCAGCGATCTCTGGTTTCTGGCCGAGGCAGCATGGCGGACGCTGCTGATCTCTATTCTATCGATCACAATCGGTACGGCGCTGGGTGTCGTCTTTGGCTGGATGCTCTTTGAGGGGCGTTGGGCCGCAGTTCTGATTCTGGGACCGTTGTTGGATGTCTTTCGATCCGTGCCGCTGATCATTCAGCTTGTGCTGTTCTATAATTTTGCGCCCATCATTGGACTGATCCTCGATCCATTCCTCTCTGGTGTGGTCATTCTGTCTATCTATTGCGCTGCTCTTGTGGCCAATGTTGCCCGGGGCGGAATGGAAGCCGTCAGTCCTTCAATGCGCCGTGCCGCCCGCTCCCTTGGGATGAGTTACTGGCAGGATCTTCGCTATGTCGTGCTGCCCATTGGCACACGAGCGGTATTCCCGTCCTGGGTGGGGGTGGCGCTTGGGGTGATGAAGGACAGCGCACTGGTGTCTGTCCTTGGGTATGTTGAACTATTGAAGGCCAGCCAAATTCTAATCACCCGTACGCAGGAGCCTCTGTTGATCCTAACAATTGCTGGCGCGTTCTACTTCGCATTGTCCTATCCAATTTCGCGTTACGCTGCGAGCCTTGAGAAACGTTGGGCCTCATGA
- a CDS encoding amino acid ABC transporter ATP-binding protein, translating to MIEIRGLEKFYGSLQVLKGIDLDVPNGEVLSIIGASGSGKSTLLYCINALEVIEAGSIVVDGIDVHAKGTDINALRQKLGMVFQQWNSFPHLTTLQNVALAPQIVKGKSKAESREIAARQLEHVGLGDKFDVYPSALSGGQQQRLAIARALAMEPEYMLFDEATSALDPELVGEVLDTMRLLAEEGMTMICVTHEMSFARDVSDRVAFFHQGVIGEIDTPAEIFGSPKSEHLQKFLSNIR from the coding sequence ATGATTGAAATTCGTGGACTAGAGAAGTTCTATGGATCGTTGCAGGTCCTTAAGGGCATAGACCTTGATGTGCCAAATGGCGAAGTGCTGTCGATTATCGGAGCATCAGGGTCAGGCAAGTCGACGTTGTTGTATTGCATCAACGCGCTTGAGGTGATCGAGGCAGGCTCGATCGTTGTTGATGGCATTGACGTGCACGCAAAAGGTACAGACATCAATGCGTTGCGCCAGAAGCTGGGGATGGTTTTCCAGCAATGGAACAGTTTCCCGCATCTGACCACTCTGCAAAATGTCGCCTTGGCGCCTCAAATCGTTAAAGGAAAATCCAAGGCTGAATCGCGGGAAATTGCGGCCAGGCAATTGGAGCATGTCGGCTTGGGTGACAAATTTGATGTCTATCCAAGTGCCTTGTCCGGCGGGCAGCAACAACGCCTCGCCATTGCGAGGGCTTTGGCGATGGAGCCAGAGTACATGTTGTTCGATGAAGCCACTTCAGCGCTTGACCCTGAGTTGGTAGGCGAGGTTCTGGACACCATGCGATTGTTAGCGGAAGAAGGCATGACCATGATCTGTGTTACCCATGAAATGAGCTTTGCGAGAGATGTTTCCGACCGCGTCGCATTTTTTCATCAGGGAGTTATTGGAGAGATCGATACCCCCGCAGAAATCTTCGGTTCACCCAAGTCAGAGCACCTACAAAAGTTTCTGTCCAACATCCGGTGA